The following are from one region of the Syngnathus acus chromosome 19, fSynAcu1.2, whole genome shotgun sequence genome:
- the phf5a gene encoding PHD finger-like domain-containing protein 5A — protein sequence MAKHHPDLIFCRKQAGVAIGRLCEKCDGKCVICDSYVRPCTLVRICDECNYGSYQGRCVICGGPGVSDAYYCKECTIQEKDRDGCPKIVNLGSSKTDLFYERKKYGFKKR from the exons ATGGCAAAGCATCATCCAGATTTGATCTTCTGCAGAAAACAAGCTGGTGTTg CAATCGGGAGGCTTTGCGAAAAAT GTGATGGCAAGTGTGTCATTTGTGATTCGTATGTGAGGCCGTGCACCCTGGTCCGAATCTGCGACGAGTGCAACTACGGCTCCTACCAGGGACGATGCGTCATCTGTGGAGGGCCGGGAGTGTCGGACGCCTACTACTGTAAAGAGTGTACCATCCAGGAGAAAGAT CGAGATGGCTGCCCTAAGATTGTGAATTTAGGAAGCTCAAAAACAGATCTGTTCTATGAGAGGAAGAAGTATGGCTTCAAGAAGAGGTGA
- the tefa gene encoding TEF transcription factor, PAR bZIP family member a isoform X2 has protein sequence MSTADIPEIFRAFLETPFTLPSFDINETDKEKLGLDNDADLSGGGSGMEPSAALTPAIWDKTIPYNGENFHLEYMDLEDFLMENGIAASPEEEVTVKTEQVKSKPTDPASLTPVNELVKGDEEIVIITNSETDITCDVTAEVTTDPATPDPIDPDDIQVDVNYEPDPTDLVLSSVPGGELFDPRKHKFTDEDLKPQPMIKKAKKVLVPDEQKDEKYWHRRKKNNVAAKRSRDARRLKENQITVRAAFLERENSALRTEVADLRKECGSYKNIVGKYKVKFGKFALPEDV, from the exons ATGTCTACAGCAGACATACCAGAGATATTCAGGGCTTTTCTGGAAACACCATTTACTTTACCAAGCTTTGACATAAATG AAACAGACAAGGAGAAGTTAGGATTGGACAATGATGCCGACCTTAGCGGAGGAGGCAGCGGGATGGAGCCATCAGCCGCCCTCACCCCAGCCATCTGGGACAAGACCATTCCCTACAACGGTGAGAACTTCCACTTGGAGTACATGGACCTGGAGGACTTCCTCATGGAGAACGGCATCGCCGCCTCACCCGAAGAAGAGGTCACAGTCAAGACGGAGCAGGTCAAGTCGAAGCCGACCGACCCTGCGTCCCTGACACCTGTCAACGAGCTGGTCAAGGGTGATGAAGAGATAGTGATCATCACAAACAGCGAGACTGACATCACATGTGACGTTACAGCAG AAGTAACAACAGATCCTGCCACCCCAGACCCCATAGATCCCGACGACATCCAGGTTGACGTCAACTACGAGCCGGACCCCACCGACCTGGTCCTATCGAGCGTACCGGGGGGCGAACTGTTCGACcctcgcaagcacaagttcaCCGATGAAGATCTCAAGCCTCAGCCCATGATTAAGAAAGCCAAGAAAGTGTTAGTCCCTGACGAGCAAAAG GACGAGAAGTACTGGCACAGGCGAAAGAAGAACAACGTGGCTGCCAAACGCTCACGTGACGCCCGCAGGCTAAAAGAGAACCAGATCACTGTGCGAGCGGCGTTCCTGGAGCGCGAGAACTCTGCGCTGAGGACTGAAGTGGCCGACCTGCGCAAGGAGTGTGGCAGCTACAAGAACATCGTGGGGAAGTACAAGGTCAAATTTGGAAAATT TGCGCTGCCAGAAGATGTTTAG
- the tefa gene encoding TEF transcription factor, PAR bZIP family member a isoform X1 yields the protein MSVEPIVVTLETATSFPVVLKKIMEMPPPNILAGDDETDKEKLGLDNDADLSGGGSGMEPSAALTPAIWDKTIPYNGENFHLEYMDLEDFLMENGIAASPEEEVTVKTEQVKSKPTDPASLTPVNELVKGDEEIVIITNSETDITCDVTAEVTTDPATPDPIDPDDIQVDVNYEPDPTDLVLSSVPGGELFDPRKHKFTDEDLKPQPMIKKAKKVLVPDEQKDEKYWHRRKKNNVAAKRSRDARRLKENQITVRAAFLERENSALRTEVADLRKECGSYKNIVGKYKVKFGKFALPEDV from the exons ATGTCGGTGGAACCGATTGTCGTCACGTTGGAAACGGCCACTTCGTTCCCGgttgttttgaagaaaattATGGAAATGCCTCCACCCAATATTTTAGCTGGTGACGACG AAACAGACAAGGAGAAGTTAGGATTGGACAATGATGCCGACCTTAGCGGAGGAGGCAGCGGGATGGAGCCATCAGCCGCCCTCACCCCAGCCATCTGGGACAAGACCATTCCCTACAACGGTGAGAACTTCCACTTGGAGTACATGGACCTGGAGGACTTCCTCATGGAGAACGGCATCGCCGCCTCACCCGAAGAAGAGGTCACAGTCAAGACGGAGCAGGTCAAGTCGAAGCCGACCGACCCTGCGTCCCTGACACCTGTCAACGAGCTGGTCAAGGGTGATGAAGAGATAGTGATCATCACAAACAGCGAGACTGACATCACATGTGACGTTACAGCAG AAGTAACAACAGATCCTGCCACCCCAGACCCCATAGATCCCGACGACATCCAGGTTGACGTCAACTACGAGCCGGACCCCACCGACCTGGTCCTATCGAGCGTACCGGGGGGCGAACTGTTCGACcctcgcaagcacaagttcaCCGATGAAGATCTCAAGCCTCAGCCCATGATTAAGAAAGCCAAGAAAGTGTTAGTCCCTGACGAGCAAAAG GACGAGAAGTACTGGCACAGGCGAAAGAAGAACAACGTGGCTGCCAAACGCTCACGTGACGCCCGCAGGCTAAAAGAGAACCAGATCACTGTGCGAGCGGCGTTCCTGGAGCGCGAGAACTCTGCGCTGAGGACTGAAGTGGCCGACCTGCGCAAGGAGTGTGGCAGCTACAAGAACATCGTGGGGAAGTACAAGGTCAAATTTGGAAAATT TGCGCTGCCAGAAGATGTTTAG
- the tefa gene encoding TEF transcription factor, PAR bZIP family member a isoform X3 produces the protein MSTADIPEIFRAFLETPFTLPSFDINETDKEKLGLDNDADLSGGGSGMEPSAALTPAIWDKTIPYNGENFHLEYMDLEDFLMENGIAASPEEEVTVKTEQVKSKPTDPASLTPVNELVKGDEEIVIITNSETDITCDVTAEVTTDPATPDPIDPDDIQVDVNYEPDPTDLVLSSVPGGELFDPRKHKFTDEDLKPQPMIKKAKKVLVPDEQKDEKYWHRRKKNNVAAKRSRDARRLKENQITVRAAFLERENSALRTEVADLRKECGSYKNIVGKYKVKFGKL, from the exons ATGTCTACAGCAGACATACCAGAGATATTCAGGGCTTTTCTGGAAACACCATTTACTTTACCAAGCTTTGACATAAATG AAACAGACAAGGAGAAGTTAGGATTGGACAATGATGCCGACCTTAGCGGAGGAGGCAGCGGGATGGAGCCATCAGCCGCCCTCACCCCAGCCATCTGGGACAAGACCATTCCCTACAACGGTGAGAACTTCCACTTGGAGTACATGGACCTGGAGGACTTCCTCATGGAGAACGGCATCGCCGCCTCACCCGAAGAAGAGGTCACAGTCAAGACGGAGCAGGTCAAGTCGAAGCCGACCGACCCTGCGTCCCTGACACCTGTCAACGAGCTGGTCAAGGGTGATGAAGAGATAGTGATCATCACAAACAGCGAGACTGACATCACATGTGACGTTACAGCAG AAGTAACAACAGATCCTGCCACCCCAGACCCCATAGATCCCGACGACATCCAGGTTGACGTCAACTACGAGCCGGACCCCACCGACCTGGTCCTATCGAGCGTACCGGGGGGCGAACTGTTCGACcctcgcaagcacaagttcaCCGATGAAGATCTCAAGCCTCAGCCCATGATTAAGAAAGCCAAGAAAGTGTTAGTCCCTGACGAGCAAAAG GACGAGAAGTACTGGCACAGGCGAAAGAAGAACAACGTGGCTGCCAAACGCTCACGTGACGCCCGCAGGCTAAAAGAGAACCAGATCACTGTGCGAGCGGCGTTCCTGGAGCGCGAGAACTCTGCGCTGAGGACTGAAGTGGCCGACCTGCGCAAGGAGTGTGGCAGCTACAAGAACATCGTGGGGAAGTACAAGGTCAAATTTGGAAAATTGTAA
- the zc3h7bb gene encoding zinc finger CCCH domain-containing protein 7B isoform X2: protein MDSDRLKRREEIQKAMSFIQSSLPFPEPENYQAFLTQLVCNLLDEGNSCFRRDSDCRQAAQQYGEGISVARYAQAEALVIPHKLMESLYVNRAAAFYQIREFERGVQDCDSALYVSEGSRKALYRKALCLREMGRLREAYECGTKCLLTEPHDRQVCDLAQDLANKLGLKGRKAYISQSESTAAEGESLGETSAPTGELSSNGMESLGEMGAEDLSNAQCIPAPLATPIPVSDDPSVLTPCADLSESPGSQSQPPMPFSVPVSEHMDECGSVIKDEHHSLLESIPKKSPAGAIPTNLPNTAVGLRPPYSPNLPAPSTQLAPTFFSSSISDLPELEPFSQPDQGSTQAQDALGGFSSGATDGDGKAGLVSGGLDSLSEYTLPGGRVCHSFIPGMRNHGSAQANGPAGTNLSMLSRNPLAGTHEFRQACHACYSRIGPRVMDYKYQPEAAHRCKRDVLLCRLKNNDDHTWKRIRPRPARNNFLGAFVLCKEVQERQECQYGENCTFAYCQEEIDVWTQERKGALSRELLFDPLGSTERRALSVTRLLQLHMGMFMFLCEECFDSKPRIISKRSKENLAVCSNLTARHPFDDNKCLVHVVRSANVRYSKVRPLHPLCQFDVCRHEVRYGCQREDSCSFAHSVIELKCWVLQQDSGITHEEMVQESKRHWQRLEQNAQKQQRPIHIPHPSSSMPVGGLGAMGIGAGGAGGGDGLGVGGIPSVVGMGVGALGGGAGRGRPLNLKMKFVCGQCWREGQVNEPDKNLKYCTAKARHSWTKERRVLLVKSFEKKKWVVVRPLPFSRTYPQQYDMCVHVMKQKKCHYIGNCSFAHSLEERDVWTYMKNNSLRDMQQMYELWLQLTNQSRRADSTAMTPPPDDKQVTITADYSESMGGRRLSNGDDL from the exons ATGGACTCAGATAGACTGAAGCGAAGAGAGGAAATCCAGAAAGCAATGAGTTTTATTCA GTCTTCATTACCTTTCCCAGAGCCAGAGAATTATCAG GCTTTTCTGACCCAGTTGGTGTGTAACCTCCTGGATGAGGGCAACTCGTGCTTCCGGCGAGACAGCGACTGCCGTCAGGCAGCTCAGCAATACGGAGAAGGCATCAGCGTAGCCCGTTACGCCCAAGCCGAAGCCCTCGTCATCCCCCACAAGCTGATGGAGAGCCTCTATGTTAACAGGGCGGCTGCCTTTTATCAAATT AGGGAATTCGAGCGCGGCGTTCAGGACTGTGATAGCGCGTTGTATGTATCCGAAGGCAGTCGAAAGGCTCTCTACCGCAAAGCACTATGTCTGAGGGAAATGGGACGACTCAGAGAGGCGTACGAGTGCGGCACCAAATGTCTACTCACTGAGCCACAT GACAGACAGGTATGTGATCTGGCTCAGGATCTGGCCAATAAGCTGGGCCTTAAGGGCCGAAAAGCTTACATCAGCCAGTCGGAGTCCACGGCCGCGGAGGGGGAGAGTCTTGGCGAGACATCTGCACCCACTGGAGAG TTGTCTTCCAATGGAATGGAATCgctgggtgagatgggagCAG AAGACCTGTCCAACGCTCAGTGCATCCCAGCACCTCTGGCCACGCCCATCCCAGTCAGCGACGATCCCTCGGTCCTGACCCCGTGCGCAGACTTGTCCGAGAGCCCCGGCAGCCAATCCCAGCCACCGATGCCGTTCTCCGTCCCCGTGTCTGAACATATGGACGAATGCGGCAGCGTAATTAAGGACGAGCACCACAGTCTCCTGGAGTCCATTCCCAAGAAA AGTCCCGCAGGCGCCATTCCCACCAACCTTCCAAACACAGCGGTGGGTCTGCGGCCTCCATACTCCCCCAACCTCCCCGCTCCGTCAACCCAGCTCGCCCCCACCTTCTTCAGCTCCTCCATCAGTGACCTACCCGAACTGGAGCCTTTCTCGCAGCCAGACCAAGGCTCCACCCAAGCGCAGGACGCTTTGGGAGGCTTCTCAAGTGGAGCCACGGATGGAGATGGCAAAGCTGGGCTTGTTTCTGGCGGGCTCGACTCTTTATCCGAGTACACTTTGCCCG GGGGACGAGTGTGTCACAGCTTCATCCCCGGGATGCGCAACCACGGCTCTGCGCAAGCA AATGGCCCAGCGGGAACAAACCTCTCCATGCTGTCCAGAAATCCTTTGGCTGGCACACACGAGTTTCGTCAGGCCTGCCACGCCTGTTACAGTCGAATAG GTCCGCGAGTGATGGACTACAAATACCAGCCAGAAGCAGCACATCGATGTAAGCGGGACGTCCTGCTGTGTCGCCTTAAAAATAATGACGACCACACCTGGAAGAGGATTCGGCCCCGTCCTGCACGCAACAACTTCTTAGGGGCCTTTGTACTGTGTAAAG AGGTCCAGGAACGCCAAGAGTGCCAGTACGGTGAGAACTGTACCTTTGCATACTGCCAGGAGGAAATCGACGTATGGACACAGGAGAGGAAGGGCGCGCTGAGCCGAGAGCTGCTGTTCGACCCCCTGGGGAGCACGGAGAGACGTGCTCTCAGTGTCACTAGACTGCTGCAGCTCCACATGGGCATGTTCATGTTCCTCTGTGAG GAATGTTTTGATAGTAAGCCCCGCATCATAAGCAAGCGCAGCAAAGAAAACTTGGCGGTGTGTTCCAACCTCACAGCTCGACACCCTTTTGATGACAATAA GTGCCTGGTGCATGTGGTGCGGTCAGCCAATGTGCGCTACAGCAAGGTGCGCCCTCTCCACCCCCTCTGCCAGTTTGATGTGTGTCGTCACGAGGTTCGCTACGGCTGCCAGCGTGAGGACAGCTGCTCCTTTGCACACTCGGTCATAGAACTCAAATGTTGGGTGCTTCAACAAGACAGCG GCATTACCCATGAAGAAATGGTGCAGGAGTCCAAAAGACACTGGCAGAGATTAGAGCAGAATGCACAGAAGCAGCAGAGG CCAATCCATATTCCCCACCCGAGCAGCAGCATGCCTGTTGGCGGACTCGGGGCGATGGGTATCGGAGCGGGCGGCGCGGGTGGTGGCGACGGCCTCGGCGTTGGTGGCATCCCTTCTGTGGTAGGGATGGGGGTAGGAGCGCTAGGAGGCGGGGCCGGGCGGGGCCGCCCCCTCAACCTGAAAATGAAGTTCGTGTGCGGCCAATGCTGGCGGGAGGGGCAGGTGAACGAGCCTGACAAGAACCTCAAGTACTGCACCGCCAAAGCACGGCATAG ctGGACGAAGGAGCGTCGAGTGTTGCTGGTGAAATCCTTTGAGAAGAAGAAGTGGGTTGTCGTTCGGCCTCTCCCTTTCTCCCGCACCTATCCACAGCAATATGAT atgtgtgtgcacgtgatGAAGCAGAAAAAGTGCCACTATATTGGCAACTGCTCGTTCGCCCACAGCTTGGAAGAAAGAGACGTCTGGACGTACATGAAGAACAACAGTT TGAGGGACATGCAGCAGATGTACGAGCTGTGGCTACAGCTAACCAATCAGAGTAGACGCGCAGACAGTACCGCCATGACCCCGCCCCCGGATGACAAGCAGGTCACCATAACGGCCGACTACAGCGAGAGCATG GGAGGCCGGCGGTTGTCCAACGGAGACGACCTCTGA
- the zc3h7bb gene encoding zinc finger CCCH domain-containing protein 7B isoform X1, whose amino-acid sequence MDSDRLKRREEIQKAMSFIQSSLPFPEPENYQAFLTQLVCNLLDEGNSCFRRDSDCRQAAQQYGEGISVARYAQAEALVIPHKLMESLYVNRAAAFYQIREFERGVQDCDSALYVSEGSRKALYRKALCLREMGRLREAYECGTKCLLTEPHDRQVCDLAQDLANKLGLKGRKAYISQSESTAAEGESLGETSAPTGELSSNGMESLGEMGAEDLSNAQCIPAPLATPIPVSDDPSVLTPCADLSESPGSQSQPPMPFSVPVSEHMDECGSVIKDEHHSLLESIPKKVSESPAGAIPTNLPNTAVGLRPPYSPNLPAPSTQLAPTFFSSSISDLPELEPFSQPDQGSTQAQDALGGFSSGATDGDGKAGLVSGGLDSLSEYTLPGGRVCHSFIPGMRNHGSAQANGPAGTNLSMLSRNPLAGTHEFRQACHACYSRIGPRVMDYKYQPEAAHRCKRDVLLCRLKNNDDHTWKRIRPRPARNNFLGAFVLCKEVQERQECQYGENCTFAYCQEEIDVWTQERKGALSRELLFDPLGSTERRALSVTRLLQLHMGMFMFLCEECFDSKPRIISKRSKENLAVCSNLTARHPFDDNKCLVHVVRSANVRYSKVRPLHPLCQFDVCRHEVRYGCQREDSCSFAHSVIELKCWVLQQDSGITHEEMVQESKRHWQRLEQNAQKQQRPIHIPHPSSSMPVGGLGAMGIGAGGAGGGDGLGVGGIPSVVGMGVGALGGGAGRGRPLNLKMKFVCGQCWREGQVNEPDKNLKYCTAKARHSWTKERRVLLVKSFEKKKWVVVRPLPFSRTYPQQYDMCVHVMKQKKCHYIGNCSFAHSLEERDVWTYMKNNSLRDMQQMYELWLQLTNQSRRADSTAMTPPPDDKQVTITADYSESMGGRRLSNGDDL is encoded by the exons ATGGACTCAGATAGACTGAAGCGAAGAGAGGAAATCCAGAAAGCAATGAGTTTTATTCA GTCTTCATTACCTTTCCCAGAGCCAGAGAATTATCAG GCTTTTCTGACCCAGTTGGTGTGTAACCTCCTGGATGAGGGCAACTCGTGCTTCCGGCGAGACAGCGACTGCCGTCAGGCAGCTCAGCAATACGGAGAAGGCATCAGCGTAGCCCGTTACGCCCAAGCCGAAGCCCTCGTCATCCCCCACAAGCTGATGGAGAGCCTCTATGTTAACAGGGCGGCTGCCTTTTATCAAATT AGGGAATTCGAGCGCGGCGTTCAGGACTGTGATAGCGCGTTGTATGTATCCGAAGGCAGTCGAAAGGCTCTCTACCGCAAAGCACTATGTCTGAGGGAAATGGGACGACTCAGAGAGGCGTACGAGTGCGGCACCAAATGTCTACTCACTGAGCCACAT GACAGACAGGTATGTGATCTGGCTCAGGATCTGGCCAATAAGCTGGGCCTTAAGGGCCGAAAAGCTTACATCAGCCAGTCGGAGTCCACGGCCGCGGAGGGGGAGAGTCTTGGCGAGACATCTGCACCCACTGGAGAG TTGTCTTCCAATGGAATGGAATCgctgggtgagatgggagCAG AAGACCTGTCCAACGCTCAGTGCATCCCAGCACCTCTGGCCACGCCCATCCCAGTCAGCGACGATCCCTCGGTCCTGACCCCGTGCGCAGACTTGTCCGAGAGCCCCGGCAGCCAATCCCAGCCACCGATGCCGTTCTCCGTCCCCGTGTCTGAACATATGGACGAATGCGGCAGCGTAATTAAGGACGAGCACCACAGTCTCCTGGAGTCCATTCCCAAGAAAGTGAGTGAG AGTCCCGCAGGCGCCATTCCCACCAACCTTCCAAACACAGCGGTGGGTCTGCGGCCTCCATACTCCCCCAACCTCCCCGCTCCGTCAACCCAGCTCGCCCCCACCTTCTTCAGCTCCTCCATCAGTGACCTACCCGAACTGGAGCCTTTCTCGCAGCCAGACCAAGGCTCCACCCAAGCGCAGGACGCTTTGGGAGGCTTCTCAAGTGGAGCCACGGATGGAGATGGCAAAGCTGGGCTTGTTTCTGGCGGGCTCGACTCTTTATCCGAGTACACTTTGCCCG GGGGACGAGTGTGTCACAGCTTCATCCCCGGGATGCGCAACCACGGCTCTGCGCAAGCA AATGGCCCAGCGGGAACAAACCTCTCCATGCTGTCCAGAAATCCTTTGGCTGGCACACACGAGTTTCGTCAGGCCTGCCACGCCTGTTACAGTCGAATAG GTCCGCGAGTGATGGACTACAAATACCAGCCAGAAGCAGCACATCGATGTAAGCGGGACGTCCTGCTGTGTCGCCTTAAAAATAATGACGACCACACCTGGAAGAGGATTCGGCCCCGTCCTGCACGCAACAACTTCTTAGGGGCCTTTGTACTGTGTAAAG AGGTCCAGGAACGCCAAGAGTGCCAGTACGGTGAGAACTGTACCTTTGCATACTGCCAGGAGGAAATCGACGTATGGACACAGGAGAGGAAGGGCGCGCTGAGCCGAGAGCTGCTGTTCGACCCCCTGGGGAGCACGGAGAGACGTGCTCTCAGTGTCACTAGACTGCTGCAGCTCCACATGGGCATGTTCATGTTCCTCTGTGAG GAATGTTTTGATAGTAAGCCCCGCATCATAAGCAAGCGCAGCAAAGAAAACTTGGCGGTGTGTTCCAACCTCACAGCTCGACACCCTTTTGATGACAATAA GTGCCTGGTGCATGTGGTGCGGTCAGCCAATGTGCGCTACAGCAAGGTGCGCCCTCTCCACCCCCTCTGCCAGTTTGATGTGTGTCGTCACGAGGTTCGCTACGGCTGCCAGCGTGAGGACAGCTGCTCCTTTGCACACTCGGTCATAGAACTCAAATGTTGGGTGCTTCAACAAGACAGCG GCATTACCCATGAAGAAATGGTGCAGGAGTCCAAAAGACACTGGCAGAGATTAGAGCAGAATGCACAGAAGCAGCAGAGG CCAATCCATATTCCCCACCCGAGCAGCAGCATGCCTGTTGGCGGACTCGGGGCGATGGGTATCGGAGCGGGCGGCGCGGGTGGTGGCGACGGCCTCGGCGTTGGTGGCATCCCTTCTGTGGTAGGGATGGGGGTAGGAGCGCTAGGAGGCGGGGCCGGGCGGGGCCGCCCCCTCAACCTGAAAATGAAGTTCGTGTGCGGCCAATGCTGGCGGGAGGGGCAGGTGAACGAGCCTGACAAGAACCTCAAGTACTGCACCGCCAAAGCACGGCATAG ctGGACGAAGGAGCGTCGAGTGTTGCTGGTGAAATCCTTTGAGAAGAAGAAGTGGGTTGTCGTTCGGCCTCTCCCTTTCTCCCGCACCTATCCACAGCAATATGAT atgtgtgtgcacgtgatGAAGCAGAAAAAGTGCCACTATATTGGCAACTGCTCGTTCGCCCACAGCTTGGAAGAAAGAGACGTCTGGACGTACATGAAGAACAACAGTT TGAGGGACATGCAGCAGATGTACGAGCTGTGGCTACAGCTAACCAATCAGAGTAGACGCGCAGACAGTACCGCCATGACCCCGCCCCCGGATGACAAGCAGGTCACCATAACGGCCGACTACAGCGAGAGCATG GGAGGCCGGCGGTTGTCCAACGGAGACGACCTCTGA
- the rangap1b gene encoding ran GTPase-activating protein 1b, with protein sequence MAADDIAQLVNVLSKTHLGDGELSYKGQGLKLDNAQSVEELVQEIEQSQDLKVLRLEGNTLGVDAARAISKALERKDQLQRCYWSDIFTGRLRSEIPLALKSLSSGLMIAGTRLTVLDLSDNAFGPDGVKGIDQLLRSAACHTLRELRLNNCGMGIGGGKILAEALMECHRQSTLAGTPLRLRVFVAGRNRLENEGASALAKAFQMMGSLEEVHMPQNGINHAGVTALAAAMRLNPDLRVLNLNDNTFTKRGTLAMAQALGHLRNIQVINFGDCLVRCEGAIALAAVLKEGLPVLKELNLSFGEISEGAALVVAQALMDKTHMEKVDLNGNCLGEEGCEALRETMESQDKGDMLASLSDDEGEPGEEDDDDEGHDDDEEEEDGDGSNGCNGCDEEDFVEENGTETNEESPSKSQCPEEVVSFLDCPSAEKLLELGEMRTHLLLEVNILDPRKPVEVLLKVASLYSEEGMVKTTVLETFDMLLRKLLCGSALQAYTALSTLLVFIGVLKGEEKRKKVPLAPGLLLCLEHAVQQDYLTKHHISLLHTILSKNPEALKSCNGSMDRFRSALEKRCLD encoded by the exons ATGGCTGCAGATGATATTGCCCAGCTGGTTAATGTTCTTTCCAAGACCCATTTAGGAGATGGAGAGCTAAGTTATAAAGGCCAGGGACTTAAACTGGACAATGCACAATCAG TGGAAGAGCTGGTTCAGGAGATCGAACAGAGCCAGGATTTGAAAGTTTTGCGCTTGGAGGGAAACACTTTGGGTGTAGATGCAGCCAGAGCCATTTCCAAGGCACTGGAGAGAAAAGATCAGCTCCAG cgATGTTACTGGAGTGACATTTTTACTGGAAGACTACGCTCTGAAATCCCATTGGCCCTG AAATCACTGAGCAGCGGATTAATGATCGCCGGAACCCGTTTGACGGTGTTGGACTTGAGTGACAATGCTTTTGGACCAGATGGCGTGAAGGGGATCGATCAGTTGCTCAGAAGCGCTGCCTGTCACACCTTGAGGGAGCTGAGGCTCAACAATTGCGGAATGGGAATCGGAGGAGGAAAG ATCCTGGCTGAAGCACTGATGGAGTGCCACAGGCAGTCAACACTCGCGGGAACTCCACTCAGACTCAGAGTCTTTGTCGCTGGGAGGAACCGCTTGGAAAATGAAGGAGCGAGCGCTTTGGCCAAGGCCTTTCAA ATGATGGGCAGCCTAGAGGAGGTCCACATGCCACAGAACGGCATCAACCACGCGGGCGTGACAGCTTTAGCTGCAGCCATGCGACTTAACCCAGATCTGCGTGTGCTCAATCTTAACGACAATACCTTCACAAAGAGGGGAACGCTGGCTATGGCTCAG GCTTTGGGGCACCTGAGAAACATCCAAGTGATCAACTTTGGTGACTGCTTGGTCCGTTGTGAAGGCGCCATCGCCCTGGCGGCGGTCCTCAAAGAAGGGTTGCCAGTTCTCAAG GAGCTGAATCTGTCATTTGGCGAAATCTCAGAGGGGGCGGCCCTCGTGGTGGCTCAGGCTCTCATGGACAAGACGCACATGGAGAAAGTGGATCTGAACG GCAACTGCTTGGGGGAGGAGGGCTGTGAGGCTCTAAGAGAAACCATGGAGAGCCAGGATAAAGGAGACATGCTGGCTTCACTCAG CGATGATGAGGGAGAACCTGGtgaagaggatgatgatgatgaaggacatgatgatgatgaggaggaggaggacggcgATGGAAGCAATGGATGTAATGGTTGTGACGAAGAGGACTTTGTTGAAGAAAATGGCACAGAAACAAATGAAGAGAGTCCTTCTAAATCTCAGTGTCCT GAAGAGGTCGTCTCTTTTCTCGACTGCCCGTCTGCTGAGAAGCTTCTCGAGCTGGGAGAAATGAGGACACATCTGCTACTGGAG GTGAATATTTTGGATCCACGCAAGCCCGTTGAAGTCCTTCTCAAAGTGGCTTCTTTGTACAGTGAGGAAGGAATGGTGAAGACTACAGTGCTGGAAACATTTG ACATGCTGTTGAGGAAGCTTCTCTGCGGTTCAGCTCTACAGGCGTATACCGCCCTCTCCACCCTGCTGGTCTTTATAGGAGTCCTCAAG ggagaagagaagaggaaaaaggtGCCTCTAGCCCCAggcttgttgttgtgtttggaGCATGCGGTCCAGCAGGACTACTTGACCAAGCACCACATCTCCCTGCTTCACACCATCCTGTCTAA GAACCCCGAGGCTCTCAAGTCATGCAACGGAAGCATGGACAGGTTTAGGTCCGCGCTTGAGAAGAGGTGTCTTGACTAA